A single Chryseobacterium sp. DNA region contains:
- a CDS encoding M13 family metallopeptidase: MKKLTLSLFLLAGICSQNTLNAQAKITTAVNNADKGLDLSLMDTSVRPQDDFYNYVSGTWMKTAKIPSDKPTWGSFNKLAEDTDNNSMTILNSLLKDKFADGSEGKKIQDLYASYMNMQKRNADGIKPIQENLNKIDAIKNLADLQNYMIAVTKEGENNFYGWGVYADLKDSKMNAVYLGEASLGLGRDYYQKVNEKNTEAIAEYQKYVASMLKELGYKNADEAAKGIVNYEKSIAKTYLTNEQSRDNTLQYNPQTMAQLSALVKGVDIPAYLKKVGVNTDRVIIGELGYYKEFDKLVNAQNLPVIKDYLKFHMINGSASYLSEKLGDMKFDFFGKYLRGQQEQRALNKRGFEVINRNLGEAFGKLYVEKYFPAEAKAQMVELIDYLKKSFAVHINNLAWMSATTKEKAMQKLNKFTVKVAYPDKWKDYSKLEIIPEAKGGTLYKNLQNIAEWQYNKDLAKIGKPVDKTEWGMTPQTVNAYYNPVNNEIVFPAAILQPPFFNPKADAAVNFGGIGAVIGHEMSHGFDDSGAQFDADGNLVDWWTPEDKANFEKATKALASQYDKYEPVKGTFVNGTFTNGENIADLGGVNIAYDALQMYLKDKGNPGKISGFTQDQRFFLSWATVWRTLSSEKYMINQVKTDPHSPGYFRSFAPLINVDSFYKAFDVKKGDKLFKAPEDRIKIW, from the coding sequence ATGAAAAAACTAACGCTTTCTTTGTTTTTATTAGCGGGGATATGTTCACAAAATACACTGAACGCTCAGGCTAAAATCACTACAGCAGTAAACAACGCAGATAAAGGCTTGGATCTTAGCCTTATGGATACTTCTGTGCGTCCACAGGATGATTTTTATAACTATGTGAGTGGAACTTGGATGAAAACTGCCAAAATTCCGTCTGATAAGCCAACTTGGGGAAGCTTCAATAAACTTGCTGAAGATACGGATAACAACTCTATGACGATCCTGAACTCGCTTTTGAAGGATAAATTCGCCGATGGAAGTGAAGGTAAAAAAATCCAGGACCTGTATGCGTCTTATATGAACATGCAGAAGAGAAATGCTGATGGGATCAAGCCTATCCAGGAGAATCTGAATAAAATTGATGCGATCAAAAATTTAGCTGATCTTCAGAATTATATGATTGCTGTAACCAAAGAAGGAGAAAATAATTTCTACGGATGGGGGGTATATGCAGATTTAAAAGATTCTAAAATGAATGCTGTTTACTTAGGGGAAGCCTCTCTTGGTTTAGGAAGAGATTATTACCAGAAAGTAAATGAAAAAAATACTGAAGCTATTGCTGAATATCAGAAATATGTAGCTTCCATGTTAAAGGAATTAGGTTACAAAAATGCTGATGAAGCGGCAAAAGGGATCGTTAATTACGAAAAAAGTATTGCGAAGACCTATTTGACAAATGAGCAGAGCCGTGATAATACCCTTCAGTACAATCCTCAGACGATGGCCCAGCTTTCAGCTTTGGTAAAAGGAGTTGATATTCCTGCATACCTTAAAAAAGTAGGGGTGAATACGGACAGAGTTATTATTGGGGAACTGGGATATTACAAAGAATTCGATAAATTAGTGAATGCTCAGAATCTTCCTGTGATTAAGGATTATCTTAAATTTCACATGATCAATGGAAGTGCTTCTTACTTAAGCGAAAAGTTAGGAGACATGAAATTTGATTTCTTTGGAAAATATTTAAGAGGTCAGCAGGAGCAGAGAGCACTGAATAAGAGAGGATTTGAAGTGATCAACAGAAATCTGGGAGAAGCTTTCGGAAAATTATATGTTGAAAAATATTTCCCTGCAGAAGCTAAGGCCCAAATGGTGGAACTGATCGATTATTTAAAGAAAAGTTTTGCTGTTCATATCAATAATCTGGCCTGGATGTCTGCTACTACCAAGGAAAAAGCAATGCAGAAACTGAATAAATTCACTGTAAAAGTTGCTTATCCCGATAAATGGAAAGATTATTCAAAATTAGAAATCATTCCTGAAGCGAAAGGAGGAACATTATATAAAAACCTTCAGAATATTGCAGAATGGCAGTACAATAAAGATCTGGCTAAAATCGGTAAACCCGTGGATAAAACAGAATGGGGAATGACTCCACAAACTGTGAATGCTTACTATAACCCGGTAAACAACGAAATCGTATTCCCTGCCGCAATCCTTCAGCCGCCATTCTTCAACCCTAAAGCTGATGCAGCGGTGAACTTCGGAGGAATCGGTGCTGTGATCGGCCACGAAATGAGCCACGGATTCGATGATTCAGGAGCACAGTTTGATGCAGACGGTAACCTGGTAGACTGGTGGACACCTGAAGATAAAGCAAATTTTGAAAAGGCGACCAAAGCTCTTGCTTCTCAATATGACAAATATGAGCCCGTAAAAGGAACTTTTGTAAACGGAACTTTTACAAACGGTGAGAATATCGCTGACCTTGGAGGAGTAAACATCGCTTACGATGCCCTTCAGATGTATTTAAAAGATAAAGGAAATCCAGGAAAAATCAGCGGATTTACCCAGGATCAGAGATTCTTCCTAAGCTGGGCAACAGTTTGGAGAACTTTATCCAGTGAGAAATACATGATCAACCAGGTGAAGACAGATCCGCATTCTCCGGGTTACTTCAGAAGCTTCGCCCCGCTGATCAACGTTGATTCATTCTACAAAGCATTCGACGTGAAAAAAGGAGATAAATTATTTAAAGCTCCGGAAGACAGAATCAAAATCTGGTAA
- a CDS encoding alpha/beta hydrolase, giving the protein MIQNTVINVDEKNLYIEYNTSFEDRPAIVFLHDSLGSVQLWRDLPGKLAEATQSNVLVYDRLGYGKSHSMPTHERTVNYMELEADLLNDLLAELHIDKAILFGHSDGGTIALITAAKYPERVEAVICEAGHIFVEEVTLKGIYDAWEAYKTTNLAERLQKYHGDKVEILFRAWTETWTRDDYRNWNIEYLLKDIVCPLLFIQGEADEYGSLDQVEKTVSQVSGSTEKYIIPGIGHTPHKEAPELVVKKSAEFINNLF; this is encoded by the coding sequence ATGATACAGAATACGGTAATAAATGTTGATGAAAAAAATCTTTATATAGAATACAATACCTCATTTGAAGACAGGCCTGCAATTGTTTTCCTTCACGATTCTCTGGGCTCGGTACAGCTTTGGAGAGACTTGCCGGGTAAATTAGCCGAAGCTACACAATCCAATGTTCTTGTTTATGACCGTTTGGGCTATGGAAAATCACATTCGATGCCCACCCATGAAAGAACAGTCAATTATATGGAACTCGAAGCCGATCTGCTCAATGACCTGCTGGCAGAACTTCATATTGATAAAGCTATTCTTTTTGGCCATAGTGACGGCGGAACAATCGCTTTGATTACCGCTGCAAAATATCCCGAAAGAGTAGAAGCTGTAATTTGTGAAGCAGGACATATCTTTGTTGAAGAAGTAACTTTAAAAGGAATCTATGATGCCTGGGAAGCTTATAAAACAACAAATCTGGCAGAACGTTTACAGAAATATCACGGAGATAAAGTAGAGATCCTTTTCAGAGCATGGACAGAAACCTGGACGCGTGATGATTACAGAAACTGGAATATCGAATATCTTTTAAAGGATATCGTATGTCCGCTATTATTCATTCAGGGAGAGGCAGATGAATACGGCTCTCTGGATCAGGTTGAAAAAACGGTTTCCCAGGTAAGCGGAAGTACTGAGAAATACATTATTCCCGGTATTGGGCACACGCCGCATAAGGAAGCTCCGGAACTCGTTGTAAAAAAATCTGCAGAGTTTATTAATAACTTATTTTAA
- a CDS encoding M13 family metallopeptidase has translation MKKLNIGILALSGIVFLNSCGTAKTAETETKTEAAAAVEKPVKEVKEEGINLSYMDTGVRPQDDFFSYVNGNWVKNTQIPSDKANWGSFNALRENVDDASLDILNKILSEKYAEGSEGQKIQNLYASFMDTNKRNAEGLAPIKGDLAKIDAIKSLNDLQKYLLEATKLGDNSFYGWRVSADMKNSKMNAVYLGGPDLGLGRDYYQKVNEANTKTLAEYQGYVGKLFGVLGYKNADQAGKNVVDFEKQLANYLLTLEQNRDANLRYNPKNVSELSGLVKNIDLAKYLKDAGVNTDRVIVGELKYYQNMDQFLTQKNLPLLKDYLKYHLINGNASNLDDNLEQIRFDFYSKYLQGQKEQRPMNKRGLTLVNGVLGEAFGKLYVEKYFTPEAKQQMETYIDYLLKSFKSHIANIDWMSPETKVKAQEKLSKFTVKIAYPDQWKDYSKLKVDSPTQGATLYSNLKNVSAWQYQKSLDKVGKPVDKTEWGMSPQTVNAYYSGSNNEIVFPAAILQPPFYNPKADAAVNFGGIGAVIGHEISHGFDDSGSRFDGDGNLNNWWTDTDRKNFDAKVGQLAAQYSAYEPVKGSFVNGKFTSGENIGDLGGVAVAYDALQMYLKDKGNPGKISGFTQDQRFFMSWATVWRTKATDQYMINQVKTDPHSPGIYRAFGPLVNQDSFIKAFDIKPGDKMYKAPEDRIKIW, from the coding sequence ATGAAAAAGCTGAATATTGGAATACTTGCCCTTTCGGGTATTGTATTTCTAAACTCGTGTGGTACGGCAAAAACTGCAGAGACAGAGACAAAAACAGAAGCTGCTGCAGCTGTTGAAAAGCCGGTGAAAGAAGTGAAAGAGGAAGGGATCAATTTATCTTATATGGATACGGGTGTCCGTCCGCAGGATGACTTTTTTAGCTATGTGAACGGGAATTGGGTAAAGAATACTCAAATTCCTTCCGATAAAGCGAATTGGGGATCTTTCAATGCTTTGAGAGAAAATGTGGATGATGCTTCGCTCGATATATTAAACAAGATTTTATCTGAAAAATATGCCGAAGGATCTGAAGGACAAAAAATTCAGAACCTGTATGCTTCTTTTATGGATACCAATAAAAGAAATGCAGAAGGTTTGGCTCCTATCAAAGGAGATCTGGCAAAAATTGATGCTATTAAAAGCCTGAATGACCTTCAGAAATACCTTTTGGAAGCAACAAAATTAGGAGATAACTCTTTCTATGGCTGGAGAGTGAGCGCAGATATGAAGAATTCCAAAATGAATGCGGTATATCTTGGCGGTCCTGATCTTGGTTTGGGAAGGGATTATTACCAGAAGGTCAATGAAGCCAATACCAAAACGCTGGCGGAATACCAGGGATATGTTGGAAAACTATTTGGTGTTTTAGGATATAAAAATGCTGATCAGGCAGGGAAAAATGTTGTTGATTTTGAGAAACAGCTTGCTAATTATTTATTAACCCTTGAGCAGAACAGAGATGCGAACCTTAGGTATAATCCTAAAAATGTATCTGAACTGTCCGGCCTTGTTAAAAATATTGATCTTGCCAAGTATTTGAAAGACGCTGGCGTCAATACAGACAGAGTGATTGTGGGTGAACTGAAATATTACCAGAATATGGATCAGTTCCTGACTCAGAAAAACCTTCCGCTATTAAAAGATTACCTGAAGTATCACCTGATTAACGGTAATGCAAGCAACCTGGATGATAATCTGGAGCAGATCAGATTTGATTTCTATTCAAAATATTTGCAGGGACAGAAAGAACAGCGTCCGATGAACAAAAGAGGTCTGACTCTTGTCAACGGTGTGCTGGGGGAAGCTTTTGGAAAACTGTATGTTGAAAAATATTTTACTCCGGAAGCAAAACAGCAGATGGAAACTTATATTGACTACCTTTTAAAATCATTCAAATCACATATTGCGAATATAGACTGGATGTCTCCTGAAACAAAAGTAAAAGCCCAGGAAAAATTATCTAAGTTTACCGTAAAGATTGCTTATCCCGACCAATGGAAAGATTATTCTAAATTAAAAGTGGACTCTCCAACACAGGGCGCTACCTTATATTCCAATTTAAAGAATGTATCCGCTTGGCAGTATCAGAAAAGTTTGGATAAAGTAGGAAAACCTGTTGATAAAACAGAGTGGGGAATGTCTCCGCAAACCGTGAATGCGTACTACAGCGGTTCAAATAACGAAATTGTTTTCCCGGCAGCGATCCTTCAGCCTCCTTTCTATAACCCTAAGGCAGATGCAGCCGTGAACTTCGGAGGTATCGGAGCGGTGATCGGGCATGAGATCTCTCACGGATTTGATGACAGCGGTTCCCGTTTTGATGGCGATGGAAACCTTAATAACTGGTGGACAGATACAGACCGTAAAAACTTTGATGCAAAAGTGGGACAGTTAGCCGCTCAATACAGTGCTTATGAACCGGTAAAAGGAAGTTTTGTAAACGGTAAATTTACAAGTGGAGAAAATATCGGGGACCTGGGCGGGGTAGCCGTTGCCTATGATGCGCTTCAGATGTATCTGAAAGATAAAGGAAATCCAGGGAAAATCAGCGGATTTACTCAGGATCAGAGATTCTTTATGAGCTGGGCAACCGTTTGGAGAACAAAAGCTACAGACCAGTACATGATCAATCAGGTAAAAACAGATCCGCATTCTCCGGGAATATACAGGGCATTTGGCCCGTTGGTGAATCAGGATTCTTTCATTAAAGCATTTGACATCAAACCAGGGGATAAAATGTATAAAGCTCCTGAGGACAGAATAAAAATTTGGTAA
- a CDS encoding peptidylprolyl isomerase, translating into MTNKLKITFLLGIFMMIFSSNMMNAQLKQGDLVDGIAAVIGDEIVLESDVTEQMNYGKQQGASNTDKCEFLENLISNKLLVYEAKKDTLIENRSAAIKEQANAKYRQLLSQFPDEKTMLASYKFRNAYEMKNAIEKIDTDQYYGQAKYQRVTEKADVTPNEVTDFYNLYKMQLPQVKDEVTLAQIMIYPTLTEAHKQDLINRLKKIKQDILGGESFESQARIYSEDEGSAANGGLYKNISKGQMVKPFEAAALNLQDNEISDPVESEFGYHIIQLLKKSGKVYDARHILLKATPTDEEIKTAKAKLDSIRGLVMEGKMTFKDAAFKFSDDKRTKFNAGVIPGADGSDKIERESIPGTISYELAGLNKGDITTAFEDDENRRKVIKIIKLEDVIPAHQITLETDFSRIKQMALNKKKNEMVEKFVNTKLPTIFISINGRYDSCNFKSNWKKDSTKK; encoded by the coding sequence ATGACAAATAAACTAAAAATCACTTTTCTCCTTGGGATTTTCATGATGATATTCTCTTCAAATATGATGAATGCCCAGTTAAAACAAGGAGATTTAGTGGATGGTATTGCTGCTGTTATCGGGGATGAGATTGTGTTGGAATCTGATGTAACTGAACAGATGAATTATGGAAAGCAGCAGGGAGCTTCTAATACTGATAAATGTGAGTTCCTTGAAAACCTGATCAGCAATAAGCTTCTTGTATACGAGGCAAAAAAAGATACCCTGATCGAAAACCGTTCTGCTGCCATTAAAGAACAGGCTAATGCAAAATACCGTCAGTTGCTTTCTCAATTTCCGGATGAAAAAACAATGCTTGCCTCTTATAAGTTCAGAAATGCTTATGAAATGAAAAACGCTATCGAAAAGATAGATACAGACCAATACTACGGGCAGGCAAAATACCAGAGAGTTACAGAAAAAGCTGACGTCACTCCCAATGAGGTGACTGACTTTTATAACCTATATAAAATGCAGTTGCCACAGGTAAAAGATGAAGTAACTCTGGCTCAGATCATGATTTATCCTACCTTGACGGAGGCTCATAAGCAGGATCTGATCAATAGATTAAAAAAGATTAAGCAGGATATCCTGGGTGGTGAAAGCTTTGAAAGCCAGGCCAGAATTTATTCTGAAGATGAAGGTTCCGCTGCGAACGGAGGACTGTATAAGAATATCAGTAAAGGACAGATGGTGAAACCATTTGAAGCTGCAGCATTAAACCTGCAGGATAATGAGATCTCTGATCCTGTTGAATCTGAATTTGGATACCATATCATCCAGTTGCTGAAGAAATCCGGTAAAGTATATGATGCGAGACACATCCTTCTGAAAGCGACGCCTACAGACGAGGAAATCAAAACGGCAAAAGCAAAATTAGACAGCATCAGAGGCCTGGTAATGGAAGGGAAGATGACATTCAAAGATGCGGCCTTTAAGTTTTCAGATGATAAAAGAACCAAATTTAATGCAGGGGTAATTCCTGGAGCAGACGGTTCTGATAAAATTGAAAGAGAAAGTATCCCTGGAACCATCAGCTATGAATTGGCAGGATTGAATAAAGGGGATATCACAACTGCTTTTGAAGATGATGAAAACCGAAGAAAAGTTATTAAGATCATTAAATTGGAAGACGTTATTCCTGCACACCAGATTACTCTGGAGACAGACTTTAGCAGAATCAAACAAATGGCACTTAATAAGAAAAAGAACGAAATGGTTGAAAAGTTTGTGAATACAAAACTGCCAACGATCTTCATCTCCATCAACGGACGTTACGACAGCTGCAATTTTAAATCCAACTGGAAAAAAGATTCCACTAAAAAATAA
- the gldD gene encoding gliding motility lipoprotein GldD, protein MIKKVIFIFVSLLLISCGKDPAPKPYGELRLEYPTPKYQKFENNCAYTFEYSDFASMAPAKKPCWYYLNYPKMKAKVFITYYPIQNDFAEHIKEAEKMVYEHTIKASAIDTKSFEYPEKKVYGNFYELKGQSASNLQFYITDSTKHFVTAYLYFNSRPKPDSLAPAVNYIKNDMKHLLDSFEWKK, encoded by the coding sequence ATGATTAAAAAAGTCATTTTTATTTTTGTATCACTGCTTTTAATTTCATGTGGAAAAGACCCGGCTCCGAAACCTTACGGAGAATTGCGTCTGGAATACCCAACCCCGAAATATCAAAAGTTTGAAAACAATTGTGCCTATACTTTTGAGTATTCGGATTTCGCTTCTATGGCGCCGGCCAAGAAACCATGCTGGTATTATCTGAACTACCCCAAGATGAAAGCCAAGGTTTTTATCACCTATTACCCGATACAGAATGACTTTGCCGAGCATATCAAGGAAGCTGAAAAAATGGTTTATGAGCATACCATCAAAGCCAGTGCAATAGATACCAAGTCTTTTGAGTATCCGGAGAAAAAAGTATACGGAAACTTCTATGAACTGAAAGGGCAGAGCGCTTCCAATCTTCAATTTTACATTACAGACAGTACGAAACATTTCGTGACTGCTTATCTATACTTTAATTCAAGACCGAAACCGGACTCTTTGGCTCCTGCGGTGAACTATATCAAAAATGATATGAAACACCTGCTGGATTCTTTTGAATGGAAAAAATAA
- the mutY gene encoding A/G-specific adenine glycosylase — translation MEKNNAASDFLHVGNRLLVWYKNNARDLPFRQTKDPYKIWICEIVFQQTRINQGLDHYNKFIKRFPDVKTLAEAEENEVLLYWKGLGYYSRAINIHKAARQIMSDYGGVFPAEYEEILQLKGVGKYTAAAVSSICFGGKIPAVDGNFYRVLSRFFADDFDISGSKAFTYFSELAALIMPENVGDFNQAMMDLGSEICKPKNPLCGECPVNEDCLAFSLQKTADFPVKTKKVKAEDLALTYYFVHRNGQFLIRQRKDDFIWKKLFEFPSSIPAAMESLITGSKTIAHKLTHKNLSIEIFNVQVSSEKIWNALITENQYLITDVEGSHEKSFPKPLENYIQNALKD, via the coding sequence TTGGAAAAAAATAATGCAGCGTCAGATTTTCTTCATGTAGGAAACAGGCTTTTGGTGTGGTATAAAAATAATGCAAGAGATCTGCCTTTCAGACAGACAAAGGACCCTTATAAAATCTGGATCTGTGAAATTGTATTTCAGCAGACCCGGATCAATCAGGGATTGGATCACTACAATAAATTTATCAAAAGATTTCCCGATGTGAAAACTTTGGCTGAAGCTGAAGAGAATGAAGTATTGCTATACTGGAAGGGATTGGGTTATTATTCCAGAGCGATCAATATTCATAAAGCGGCCAGGCAGATTATGAGCGATTACGGAGGAGTATTTCCCGCTGAGTATGAAGAGATCTTACAATTGAAAGGAGTAGGGAAATATACTGCAGCTGCTGTTTCAAGTATCTGTTTTGGAGGGAAAATACCTGCTGTCGATGGAAACTTTTATCGTGTATTAAGCCGCTTTTTTGCGGATGATTTTGATATTTCCGGTTCAAAAGCTTTTACTTATTTCTCTGAGCTGGCTGCTTTGATCATGCCGGAAAATGTAGGTGATTTTAACCAGGCGATGATGGATCTTGGTTCTGAGATCTGTAAACCGAAAAATCCTCTATGTGGAGAATGTCCTGTAAATGAGGACTGCCTGGCATTTTCTCTGCAGAAAACAGCTGATTTCCCTGTAAAAACCAAGAAAGTAAAGGCTGAAGACCTTGCTTTGACCTATTATTTTGTTCACAGAAACGGCCAGTTTCTGATCCGTCAGAGAAAAGATGATTTTATCTGGAAAAAATTATTTGAGTTTCCTTCTTCTATTCCTGCAGCAATGGAATCATTGATTACCGGTTCAAAAACCATTGCCCATAAGCTGACCCACAAGAATTTAAGTATTGAAATATTTAACGTGCAGGTGAGTTCTGAGAAAATATGGAATGCATTGATCACTGAAAATCAATACCTCATCACGGATGTTGAGGGTTCTCATGAAAAATCCTTTCCCAAACCTTTGGAAAATTACATTCAAAACGCACTGAAAGACTGA
- a CDS encoding type VI secretion system contractile sheath small subunit, translated as MAMFNYGVGGNEVKVDANEAIQEIQENKSLIVSQLTTDEAYTPEIVTGLKTVEDVFKHFQPSVSVQHETEDGSVVEEEFRFQNLADFTPKNLTQKSDYLQQLSMEQEQYNKIVRQLKTNKILRNMLENDQTRAAFIEVLKDVAQELEK; from the coding sequence ATGGCAATGTTTAATTATGGTGTTGGCGGAAACGAGGTAAAAGTAGACGCTAATGAAGCTATTCAGGAAATACAGGAAAATAAATCACTGATAGTAAGCCAGCTTACAACAGATGAAGCTTATACCCCTGAAATTGTAACAGGATTAAAAACAGTGGAAGACGTCTTCAAACATTTCCAACCTTCTGTATCTGTACAGCATGAAACAGAAGACGGCAGTGTAGTGGAAGAAGAATTCCGCTTTCAAAATCTTGCAGATTTTACTCCCAAAAACCTTACTCAGAAATCAGACTATCTGCAGCAGCTGAGCATGGAACAGGAGCAGTACAACAAAATTGTACGCCAGCTGAAAACAAATAAAATTCTACGCAATATGCTGGAGAACGATCAGACAAGAGCGGCGTTCATAGAGGTATTGAAAGATGTGGCACAAGAACTTGAAAAATAA
- a CDS encoding DUF5458 family protein — MDSKLQAQESQQQGQQQHSGQPKGNPLAELNKMGGFGFVESVVDGIANMNPTRKARKEIFLNDSNKADERKELLQKINLWVSLLEGNESADKMAETCKSKAQQADQNLKTNLKNTLDAVRMLETNYRTVAQFYKNTELDKVDNVSIVNASIEQVSDLDNPLFIDAISEEFKNYYDRLDLRDNYSILAIPGYLGSNKVIEKWAKICNENKVMMVTDFANLDKPDDVVDLFHSANLTGGELHRSNVIMTCNWLVGRGKAEEVGEEENVELPPSTSLAGKIHKTLMSQVAAGKKHGNINEVDAVKFELKKSEISQLEKMGLVPMVNEYGKIMAFSAKTLFTGDNIGLQTYSVVRVFDYVTKVLLDFLNRRAFENWNAKNEDDLRRQIVTFLDNIKGPDKLIEKFKIVRFEQDRVNKDRVWLDIRMTPYFPTKSFVIKLDGHKGDDGNEWDAEYTQE; from the coding sequence ATGGATAGCAAATTACAGGCGCAGGAAAGCCAACAACAGGGACAACAGCAGCACTCGGGACAGCCGAAAGGGAACCCGCTTGCTGAGCTCAATAAAATGGGAGGTTTTGGCTTTGTTGAATCCGTTGTAGACGGTATCGCCAATATGAACCCTACAAGAAAGGCAAGAAAGGAAATTTTCCTTAATGATAGCAATAAAGCAGACGAAAGAAAAGAACTCCTTCAGAAGATCAACCTTTGGGTAAGCCTTTTAGAAGGAAATGAATCTGCCGATAAAATGGCGGAAACGTGCAAAAGTAAAGCACAGCAGGCCGATCAGAATTTAAAAACCAACTTAAAAAATACACTTGATGCAGTACGTATGTTGGAAACCAACTATAGAACTGTAGCTCAATTCTATAAAAATACGGAACTGGACAAAGTGGATAACGTAAGTATCGTTAATGCAAGCATCGAACAGGTTTCTGACCTGGATAATCCTTTATTCATCGATGCAATTTCTGAAGAATTTAAGAATTACTATGACCGTTTAGACCTTAGAGACAACTATTCTATCCTTGCCATACCAGGATATTTAGGCTCAAACAAGGTCATTGAGAAATGGGCAAAAATATGTAACGAGAATAAAGTAATGATGGTTACAGACTTTGCCAACCTTGACAAGCCGGATGATGTGGTAGACTTATTCCACTCGGCAAACCTTACAGGAGGTGAACTTCACAGAAGTAATGTGATCATGACCTGTAACTGGCTGGTAGGACGTGGGAAAGCAGAAGAAGTAGGAGAAGAGGAAAATGTAGAACTTCCACCTTCCACTTCATTAGCTGGAAAAATCCATAAAACGCTGATGTCTCAGGTCGCTGCAGGTAAAAAACATGGTAATATCAACGAGGTAGATGCCGTAAAATTCGAATTGAAGAAAAGTGAAATTTCTCAGTTGGAAAAAATGGGTCTTGTCCCGATGGTGAATGAATATGGAAAAATCATGGCATTCTCTGCGAAAACATTGTTTACAGGAGACAATATCGGTCTTCAGACCTATTCGGTAGTTCGGGTATTCGACTATGTAACGAAAGTATTGTTAGACTTCCTGAACAGAAGAGCTTTTGAAAACTGGAATGCTAAGAATGAGGATGATTTGAGAAGACAGATCGTAACGTTCTTAGACAATATCAAAGGACCGGATAAGCTGATCGAAAAATTCAAGATCGTTCGTTTTGAACAGGACAGAGTGAATAAAGACAGAGTATGGCTTGATATCCGTATGACTCCATATTTTCCTACAAAAAGTTTCGTTATTAAATTAGACGGACACAAAGGAGATGATGGTAACGAATGGGATGCAGAATACACTCAGGAATAA
- a CDS encoding nitronate monooxygenase, whose translation MQNSQNRITELFNIKYPIIQAGMIWHSGWKLASAVSNCGGLGLIGAGSMYPDILRENIQKCKQATDKPFGVNVPMLYPNIEEIIRIILEEGVKIVFTSAGNPKTYTETLQKEGVKVAHVVSSTKFAVKCEEAGVDAIVAEGFEAGGHNGRDETTTFCLIPNVRKHISKPLIAAGGIALGSQMKAAMILGADGVQIGSRFAATNEASAHENWKKKITELQEGDTHLTLKELAPVRMVKNKFFGELEDIYQTGRDKDALIASLGRARAKKGMFEGDMEDGELEIGQVSALIDDILPVETVFNHLLNEFEKAKMPTL comes from the coding sequence ATGCAGAACAGTCAGAATAGAATTACTGAGCTTTTTAATATAAAATATCCAATCATCCAGGCCGGTATGATCTGGCATTCCGGATGGAAATTAGCTTCTGCTGTTTCCAATTGCGGAGGACTGGGTCTAATAGGGGCAGGAAGCATGTATCCTGATATCCTGAGAGAAAATATTCAGAAATGTAAGCAGGCGACGGATAAACCTTTTGGGGTGAATGTTCCCATGCTGTATCCCAATATTGAAGAAATCATCCGGATTATCCTGGAAGAAGGCGTAAAAATCGTCTTTACATCAGCAGGAAATCCGAAAACATATACTGAAACACTCCAGAAAGAAGGAGTAAAGGTGGCTCACGTGGTTTCCTCTACCAAATTTGCAGTGAAATGTGAAGAGGCCGGAGTAGATGCCATTGTTGCAGAAGGTTTCGAAGCAGGTGGGCACAACGGAAGAGATGAAACAACAACCTTTTGTCTGATTCCTAATGTTAGGAAACATATTTCCAAACCATTAATTGCTGCCGGAGGAATTGCTTTGGGATCCCAAATGAAAGCCGCCATGATTTTAGGAGCAGACGGCGTGCAGATCGGGTCACGATTTGCAGCTACCAATGAAGCCAGTGCGCACGAAAACTGGAAAAAGAAAATTACCGAGCTGCAGGAAGGAGATACCCATCTCACATTAAAGGAACTGGCCCCTGTAAGGATGGTTAAGAATAAGTTCTTCGGAGAATTGGAAGATATTTATCAGACCGGACGAGATAAAGATGCTTTAATTGCTTCATTAGGAAGAGCCAGAGCAAAAAAAGGAATGTTTGAAGGAGATATGGAAGATGGAGAATTGGAAATAGGACAGGTTTCTGCATTAATAGATGATATACTACCGGTAGAAACTGTGTTTAATCATCTTTTGAACGAATTTGAAAAAGCAAAAATGCCTACTTTATAG